The following are encoded together in the Lathyrus oleraceus cultivar Zhongwan6 chromosome 3, CAAS_Psat_ZW6_1.0, whole genome shotgun sequence genome:
- the LOC127127831 gene encoding uncharacterized protein LOC127127831, with product MNKVMKKTVSNVCALKIPRKFFCSETVKVAGSTDFVPSNEHEKRPIISEVIPEYDIAIVGGGMVGMSLACFLASMPMTKQLSVAIIDSNPALGSGISIQREDPPDPRVSTVTPASISFLQDAGAWKYVEQNRHAYFKKMQVWDYTGFGYARYDAGDVNKDFLGCVAENKVLHSALLSCVKDSDFKTTFYPLRLTSMTLNTNSMSTVKESIPSKELPSAQGHTSKLQLSDGSSIYAKLVVGADGGKSRVRELAGFKTTGWNYSQNAIICTVEHTSANHCAWQRFLPSGPIALLPMGDNFSNIVWTMSPTESNDRKSITEEMFLKDVNSALDDGHGPHPMSSSLGTRDLFSWLKMDATLSANEFFEIPPKAIRMASKRMVFPLSLRHANSYASKRVVLIGDAAHTIHPLAGQGVNLGFGDAFSLSRVIAEGIALGSDIGEVNLLKKYETDRKPANVAMMALLDGFQKAYAVDFGPFNFLRAAAFNGANLISPLKRRIISYASGENKLPIFFGA from the exons GAGCATGAGAAGAGGCCAATTATTAGCGAAGTTATTCCAGAATATGATATTGCTATTGTTGGAGGAGGCATGGTTGGCATGTCTTTAGCGTGTTTCTTAG CTAGTATGCCAATGACAAAGCAGTTGAGTGTGGCGATTATTGACAGTAATCCAGCTCTGGGTAGTGGCATAAGCATCCAAAGAGAAGATCCTCCTGATCCTAGAGTCAGTACAGTGACTCCTGCTTCTATATCATTTCTCCAAG ATGCTGGTGCTTGGAAATATGTTGAGCAAAACAGACATGcttattttaaaaaaatgcaG GTGTGGGATTATACTGGTTTTGGGTATGCTAGATACGATGCAGGAGATGTAAATAAAGACTTTCTAGG GTGTGTAGCAGAGAATAAAGTGCTTCATAGTGCCTTATTGTCATGCGTAAAG GATTCTGATTTCAAGACAACATTCTATCCGTTGAGGTTAACTTCAATGACTTTGAATACAAACTCTATGTCTACTGTGAAGGAGAGTATACCATCTAAAGAACTACCATCTGCTCAAGGTCATACTTCAAAGCTGCAACTTAGTGATGGCAGTAGCATTTATGCCAAGTTGGTG GTTGGGGCCGATGGAGGAAAATCCCGGGTTAGGGAATTAGCAGGATTCAAAACAACTGGATGGAATTACTCTCAGAATGCAATCATCTGTACTGTAGAGCATACTTCTGCTAATCATTGTGCATGGCAACGGTTTCTACCTAGCGGCCCAATTGCACTTCTACCGATGGGTGATAATTTTAGCAACATTGTTTGGACCATGAGTCCAACAGAGTCAAACGATCGCAAATCAATCACCGAGGAAATGTTTTTGAAGGATGTGAATTCTGCTCTTGATGATGGACACGGACCTCATCCGATGTCAAGCTCGTTAGGAACACGAGACCTGTTTTCTTGGCTTAAAATGGATGCAACTTTATCAGCTAATGAATTCTTCGAAATTCCTCCAAAAGCAATAAGAATGGCGTCCAAAAGGATGGTATTTCCTCTGTCTTTAAGGCATGCCAATTCCTATGCATCGAAGCGCGTTGTTCTAATAGGAGATGCTGCCCACACAATCCATCCCCTTGCCGGTCAAGGGGTTAATTTGGGTTTTGGAGATGCATTTTCTCTTTCAAGAGTTATTGCAGAGGGTATTGCTTTGGGATCTGATATTGGAGAG GTAAATTTGTTAAAGAAGTATGAAACAGATAGGAAACCAGCTAACGTTGCGATGATGGCATTACTCGACGGCTTCCAAAAAGCTTACGCTGTTGATTTTGGGCCTTTTAATTTTCTGCGAGCTGCAGCCTTCAATGGAGCAAACCTTATATCACCACTCAAGAGAAGAATCATTTCTTATGCTTCAGGGGAAAATAAATTGCCCATTTTCTTCGGAGCATAA